TCGTTCAGGACGCGAAGGGGATGTGCAAAAAACTATCGCCTCTTCCTTCTCCTGTCACCTTTCTTGCGTGCCCAGGAAATTGGCGCGGGGAGCGCCCATAACTTACCCCATCGAGTTTCCGATGCGATAGAGCGTATTGATCAGCGCGTACTGCAGGAACAGAATAATAAGCGCGGCGATCAATGGCGAAAAATCGATCCCTACTTTGTAAGGCGGAACAAGCTTGCGTATCGGCCTGAGCACTGGCTCGGTCATTTTTGTCAGGATCTGCACGAT
The DNA window shown above is from Nitrospirota bacterium and carries:
- a CDS encoding YggT family protein codes for the protein MFVFGNVVLGIAKVLDVALNIYMWVIIIRALISWVNPDPYNPIVQILTKMTEPVLRPIRKLVPPYKVGIDFSPLIAALIILFLQYALINTLYRIGNSMG